The Haloarcula marina genome contains the following window.
AACTGCCCGAACCCATCAAGGAGATAGCGACGACCGGGAGAGGCGAGGGCACGTCATCCATGTGGGTGACTCAGCGACTCGCGGAGATAGACCTGACCGTGAGTACGCAATGTCAGGAGCGGATTCTAGGCGGGTTCCGGGGCGGCGACCTCGGGGCCGTCGACGTGGAGTACCCCGACAACCTGCACAACCCGGCGGCCAACGTCCCGGCGTCGACTCTGACCGACGAGCTGTTGCCGTCGGACCGCGAGACGCCGACCACGCTCCAGAAGCATACCGACGAGGACGGCCACACCATCGGTAGCGAGTGGATATACAGCAACAACGACGGCGAAATCCGCCGTATCAACACTCAGCACGTCAACATGGAAAGCACGCACTACGGGAGTCAGGGCAACCACCTCCAAATGCCGGAGTACAGCGCATGAGGACACAAATAACACTCTACGGAGACGACGCCAAACGCTTCGAGCGGATACAGGAACGTATCGGCAAGGACCGTCCCGGTAGTACCCCGTGCAACGCCGAGGCGGTCCGGGCGCTGATGGACATGGCCGACCTCTGACTGGCTCGGACAGTCCGGGCAAGCCACAGGTTGCTATCGTACTTCTTCAGTTCGTCGGTATTTGATGGGTAGAGGAGTCGTGCGTAGGGTTGCATGGATTTTAGTAATGCAATGTCGACCCTCGCATCCGAGGAGTACGTCATGGACGTAGCCCTCGTGATGGGTGGATTCGCTGCACCGGCACTCGTCAAGCACGGCGTCGAGAACAAGATGGGCAAGGACCTCCCC
Protein-coding sequences here:
- a CDS encoding ATP-binding protein; translated protein: MSSLLLAAQSGWGKSFHAQAWMETNVADADTYAALTVLDYCGEYRGLVKAGYAAHWIVGPRELHFSVDDWRAILDENPMLVLERHHQVTTDEWRQVCTKIAAASRTLRRDELVVVDEAHFVAPQQVKLPEPIKEIATTGRGEGTSSMWVTQRLAEIDLTVSTQCQERILGGFRGGDLGAVDVEYPDNLHNPAANVPASTLTDELLPSDRETPTTLQKHTDEDGHTIGSEWIYSNNDGEIRRINTQHVNMESTHYGSQGNHLQMPEYSA